The DNA sequence GCCCGAACCCTTGCCCTCTCTTCCTTCCTGTCCCACTCTCTTTCCCCAGCCACCACCACTTCCCTCTCCTCTGCGCACTCCCgctactatctctctctctcattgacCGCCTCCGCCCCTTGGCGGCGCCATCACCTCCATgagcaagctctctctctctccccccgatCTCGGAAGACTGAAAGAAGGCAAAGAACctttctctcaatctctctcttgAATTGGGGAAATCGATTGCTTCTATGAACTAATCCTTCTTTCAATCTGTCAGTCAAATATGGGAAATTGATGGCTGCTGTGAGGGTTGAACGCAAAGATTTTCACCGATGGCTGTGCTTATTATCTTGGCTTGggttttgtttatttgttttcgcAAAGATTTTTTCTCctgggttttgtttgttttcaattgggtttgttttgttcttatCAAGTTTCGTGCTTTATGGGTTTGAATCTGGGATTGAAATTGTCTCTCTTCAATTGGGTTTCCATTGTTTTTCCCAAAATATGGTATCTGGGTTCAATGaagttttggatatttgataATTGAGAGTTGGTTAGATTTATTGTGTTCTTGCTTTTATCTAAAAATCAATTGGGGTTTCATGTTCTTGttgatttctgcaaaaaatgGGATTTTGGGCTTGATTGGTAATTTGGTATTTGGAACTAAGTTTTGTTAAAGTTGAATATGGAGGGATTAACTGTGATCTTGTATTGATTGAGTGATGGCTATTTCTACTTCTGCAGAGTCTCAGAAATGGTAACAGATGCAGAATTTGTTAGATGCTTGTCATAGCCCTGCAAAGTTAAATCTGATTCTTGTGTATTGTTGTTGCCTTAGTTCATTATCCCAAATTTTCCCTAAGGCATCTAATCTTGGTCAGACAAATGACTAGTTTCGCTAATTTACTCCACTGATTTTAGACTATTAGCAAATGAAGGTTATCAAACTGAGTTAATGCATCTTTGTCCTTGCTTTCAGGTTGGTCCTGTGAAATACTTGAGTGTGACAATATTTAAGGACTGCTCTCCTGAGATGCTGAGAGACTTCTACATGGATAATGATTACAGAAAGCAATGGGATAAAATGTTGATTGAGCATGAACAATTACATGTGGACAAAAACAATGGGGTTGAAGTTGGCCGGACAATAAAGAAGTTTCCACTGTTGACACCTAGAGAATATGTATTAGCTTGGAGATTGTGGGAAGGAAAAGATAAAACATTATACTGTTTTGTCAAGGTACCCCTGCAAGCTCGAAGAGGTCAACATCGAGTGCGGCGAGAtctcaaaatttacagatctcaAACCCGGCAGCTGTTCCAGTCTCACGCTCCACCTTCTTCATTTTATACATCGAAGTGAGAAATCTTGTTTCATCACTTGTCTCCTTAAAATTTGTATGGGTTTTCTTAAATTTGCCTTCTTTATACTTTAGCTATCCATGTAATTggctctctatattctcaattaatcatgcATCCCTTTGTTTCAAAACGCATCTACTTGGGTTCTGATAAGAACCCATATAGAGCTCTCATTGTACTAGTTGCTATATTCTATCTATGGCAGCGGTCTCTCTCTTTTCCTCTGCGACTAGTCTTCCCACCCTTTGGGGCTCGCTGTCTCCGCCATTGCCTTGAACCGAAGAAGCTCTCGGTACCCTGTAAGTGAAACCTACTCTGTTTTTTTGTTACCGGCCAATTACTCCACAAATTGTAATCTGATATGTTTTGTCCTGGTTTTGTGCATGTAAACGTGTTGCATCTATCATATCCACGAAGACCCGGTAGAACTCGTTTTCTGAATAAGTGTTCAGTTTCAACAAGTTTTTCTGTACAAGCTTCCTTGCCGGAGAATAATGATAGATTTAAAGTGGAATACACTCCTTGGATGATTGTTGGATTGGGTAACCCTGGAAATAAGTACCATGGAACTAGGCACAATGTAAATTTTCTCATGTATTTATTTGTTTAGTTATTTTAGGATTATGTGCTATGCAAAGACTAAGCTTTTTCATGTGGTTTTTGCATCTCAGGTTGGTTTTGAAATGATAGATAGTATTTCCAAAATGCAGGGCATTGTGATGAATACAATTCAGTCAAAGGCACTGGTTGGAATAGGTCGGTCTTCAGTCCTTGTAATTTTTATATTCATACTCTTATACGTGTTGGTGTTCATTCAGATTTTTTGGTGTGATCAGTACAGGTTCCATTGGAGAGGTACCAATTTTGGTGGTGAAGCCTCAAGCTTACATGAATTATAGTGGGGAAGCGGTGTGTTTCATCATCTTTGTTTGCTTACATGAATTATATCTTGAGTTAATATAGGTTCATTTTGGTGTTATATACTTTCGATCGTGTCTTATTACTTTATACCTGAAACTCTGGGACATCCCAAAGGAAATGACTGGGTTTGCTTGACATATTATTACTTTATTAGAGTCAGAGACTTAAATTGTTGTTGCAGTAAGTGGTATGACTCAGTAAACTTGAAAATGGCCCCTTATTGCGatgattatttttattttcctcaATGCCATAATCGGTCTTTGGTTACCAACAATGGGTTAGTAGAAATAGTCAGGCCCATGGTTTTCTCTCCTCACAGTGGTCTGGGGTTCAATTTTCCTCTCAGTAGCTGCCTGCTATTTGCTCAATTTTCCTGTTTCTTAAAGATTGTAGGTTTTGGCAGTTGCTGCAGTTTCAACCCCAGTCCAAGAAGCTGGTTTGGGGGAACTCTGGgtagccagaaaaaaaaaaaaaaaggtcttcaGCCTGGGTGATATGTAAATATTGCTGAAGTGGCTCCAAAGTGTTCTATCTAAAAAACATCACAATTATTTACCCATCCATTTACGTACAGATGTCTAACCTGGCCATGTAGTAAACCTACAGCATCGAATACAGAATCTTAAAATGTTTGAGAAATAGAAATCATATCTTAGTTTTGGATAGTCATGTTTTCTGGATGATTATAGTTCATCCGTATAACATTGTGATCAACAGTGTTTTTCCTTGTGCTTTTGTTGATGAGTGtacttatttcaaaattatTTATGAACATTAATTGCAtatatcttcttttatttacttCATATTGGAATTGAATGTGATTCTAGCAACCTTAAGATGGATTCTTTGTCACCTATTCTCATTTCTAGTTCTTAAGGTTGGACCACTTGCAGCATATTATCAAGTACCTCTACATCATATATTATTGgtatgcattttttttatttttttttatcttaatctTCGTTCAGACTAAATCAATCTTCAACTTGAATATGACATTATATGTTGTCCGGAATATGGACTTGTAGGTTTATGATGAGATGATCCTACCAAATGGTGTTTCAAGATTGCAGCCAAAAGGAGGACATGAAAACTAGGGCTGAATGGGTGGAGAATGCATGCATCTGAGGTAATGTATTTTGCATTCTCCCCCTTTTGCTGAACGTTTAGTTTACATTGCCAAGTCCTTGATTGAGTCTTCATGTAGCTTGATCTGTTTGTGGTTTATGAATATAATAGAGACACGATTGCCAGAGATATAACAGAGATATCTAGATTGACAATATGAGTAGGTAGATCTTGTTTTATATATGCAGgattttttattgtttaatCAAGagacatgtttttattttattttgtactaTGCAGCCAGCTTAGAGACGATTGCTTGTCTATAATTACAAATCATCTTACCTGATGATTATGACTTATGTTATTCTATATGTTTCTAGCGGGCAGCAAAGACTCGGAAAGAATACACCCAAGAACAACTTGACAAAGTGCACATTGAAGTGGCTGACTATTTGCAGACTTTGCTATAGATGGAGACTAGCaaaatgattttgagtaaggctagctagATGTTTTTTGAACCATTTTGGAGTAGTTGTATTGTTGCAGCAACTGCGAACAAATTAAACTACACGTAGTTATTGCAATGGTATGTATTAGGCTAGCCTTGAAGTATGTTTGGGGTCTTTTTGCCTATTTTTTGAACTATTAACATCTTTGATGTTTGATACAAATTAATGCAATGTCCCGTATTCAAATTAATTTCGATGTCTCTTTATTCAGTGCACATCGagttattaagtaagaaacgatgtaacaCAACCCAATGAACATTGAtttattaagtaagaaacgatgtaaaacaaatcaatggacatcgatttattaaatgaaaaacgatgtctagtataagTATGAACATCGGTGCCGACCTCAAAAacttgatgtttaatagaaaaaTGGACATCACTTCATAAACGAAACGATGTCTAATAGAATAATGAACATCGGTCGAGTAATACAAAAGAATGTATATTCAATCTTAAATAGTAGTGTGATATATGGCAAGTACTCGTAAAGCTTATAAATAGCAGGCAAATTTCAAAAACAATGATGTCTAAGAATATATTACACATCGTTTCTAgaatgagtaacgatgttaaaatgaatactaGTGCAATTGGacctatatttctttaagcattaaatgcataaatatgaaggtttaacaatatc is a window from the Rosa chinensis cultivar Old Blush chromosome 2, RchiOBHm-V2, whole genome shotgun sequence genome containing:
- the LOC112184120 gene encoding chloroplastic group IIB intron splicing facilitator CRS2-B, chloroplastic; the protein is MFCPGFVHVNVLHLSYPRRPGRTRFLNKCSVSTSFSVQASLPENNDRFKVEYTPWMIVGLGNPGNKYHGTRHNVGFEMIDSISKMQGIVMNTIQSKALVGIGSIGEVPILVVKPQAYMNYSGEAVGPLAAYYQVPLHHILLVYDEMILPNGVSRLQPKGGHEN